The Phycisphaeraceae bacterium genome window below encodes:
- the holA gene encoding DNA polymerase III subunit delta: MPPKKSTSRVKLDTTQRIVVLHGKERLLQQLYLHELMRALRDEHGEADPMIFDGRSATLAEVFDELRTFGLMQSHKLVVVEEAEAFVKEHRQALERYAESPPEHATLVLRSPVWRKGNLDKRIAKVGAIVGCDPLSVREAAGWVVKRSKAQHGVAISPAAGALLVERMGVALSRLDMELGKLAAMVEGETILPGDVERAVGRTSEEQAWAVQDAALASLVSGRAHHALEGITELIDLAGQPEVLVTYFVADGVRKLSLAQRLTARRVGAGEIAKRLKLWGPRSRVFLEAAGRLDPEAVGRLFDRAVESDARSKSGFGSARRNLETLCVRLADVSK, encoded by the coding sequence ATGCCGCCTAAGAAAAGCACATCCCGTGTGAAACTCGATACAACCCAGCGGATCGTGGTGCTGCATGGCAAGGAGCGGTTGCTGCAGCAGTTGTATCTCCACGAGCTGATGCGGGCGCTGCGGGATGAGCACGGGGAGGCCGACCCGATGATCTTTGATGGCCGCTCGGCGACGCTGGCGGAGGTGTTTGACGAGTTGCGGACGTTTGGGCTGATGCAGAGCCACAAACTGGTGGTGGTGGAGGAGGCGGAGGCGTTTGTGAAGGAGCATCGGCAGGCGCTGGAGCGTTACGCCGAGTCCCCGCCTGAGCACGCGACGCTGGTGCTGCGGAGCCCGGTGTGGCGGAAGGGGAATCTGGACAAGCGGATCGCGAAGGTGGGGGCGATCGTGGGGTGTGACCCGCTGAGTGTTCGGGAGGCGGCGGGGTGGGTGGTGAAGCGGTCGAAGGCCCAGCACGGGGTGGCGATCAGCCCGGCGGCGGGGGCGTTGTTGGTGGAGCGGATGGGGGTGGCGTTGTCGCGGCTGGATATGGAGCTTGGGAAGCTGGCGGCGATGGTGGAGGGGGAGACGATTCTCCCTGGGGATGTGGAGCGTGCGGTGGGTCGGACGAGTGAGGAGCAGGCGTGGGCGGTGCAGGATGCGGCGCTGGCGAGTTTGGTGTCGGGGCGTGCGCACCATGCATTGGAGGGGATAACGGAGTTGATTGACCTGGCGGGGCAGCCGGAGGTGTTGGTGACGTATTTCGTGGCGGATGGGGTTCGTAAGCTGAGTCTGGCGCAGCGTTTAACTGCTCGTCGGGTGGGTGCCGGGGAGATTGCGAAGCGTCTTAAGTTGTGGGGTCCGCGGTCGCGGGTGTTTCTGGAGGCGGCGGGGCGGTTGGACCCTGAAGCGGTGGGGCGGTTGTTTGATCGGGCGGTGGAATCGGATGCGCGGTCGAAGTCGGGATTTGGGAGTGCACGGCGTAATCTCGAAACCCTGTGTGTGCGGCTGGCCGATGTGTCTAAGTAA
- the mgtE gene encoding magnesium transporter, which produces MTDPQTEQPVVDPQASEPIDPSVELAQLVDSGDVEALQRFVYDQPAGEMARAISRLDEDDRSRLINLVPTECGAYLVEELSVTQASDLLSSVSAEKAAEMVDPLPSDAQADLMAELGDDEVEAILARLDPDDAQEVRRLTSYDPDTAGGLMAAEYLAFFQTMSVSEVVDDLRTNAASYQEYDVQYVYIIGAGGELRGVVRLRDLVLTTGETKIEQIMISTPVFVHDSDDLPSLEQFFDGNYFQAAPVVDGNNKLVGVVRRAAVEEAVGEASSQALLRFGGIIAGEESRSMPTWSRAARRLAFLTPNIFLNLIAASVVAFYEPTIAKVTALAIFLPILSDMSGCSGNQAVAISMRELALGLVKTNEVLRTLWKEVIVGAINGILLGVFLGCIAYAMRGDQFVWIGVVVGAALAMNTVIAVAIGGSVPLILKGFKIDPAMASGPILTTITDLCGFFFALFLATWFLG; this is translated from the coding sequence ATGACCGACCCCCAGACCGAGCAACCCGTTGTCGATCCGCAGGCGTCCGAGCCGATCGATCCGTCGGTTGAGCTTGCTCAGTTGGTCGATTCTGGCGATGTCGAGGCGTTGCAGCGCTTTGTCTATGACCAGCCAGCGGGGGAGATGGCTCGCGCGATCTCGCGTCTGGATGAGGATGATCGCTCGCGGCTGATCAACCTGGTGCCCACCGAGTGTGGGGCGTATCTGGTTGAGGAACTCAGTGTCACGCAGGCCTCCGACCTGCTCTCCTCGGTCTCGGCGGAGAAGGCCGCCGAGATGGTGGACCCGCTGCCGTCGGATGCTCAGGCCGACCTGATGGCAGAGCTTGGGGACGATGAGGTCGAGGCGATTCTAGCCAGGCTCGACCCGGATGACGCCCAGGAGGTCCGCAGGCTCACCAGCTACGACCCGGACACGGCGGGTGGGCTCATGGCGGCGGAGTACCTCGCGTTTTTCCAGACGATGTCGGTCTCTGAGGTGGTGGATGACCTACGGACCAACGCGGCGAGTTATCAGGAATACGACGTCCAGTATGTGTACATCATCGGGGCGGGCGGAGAACTGCGAGGTGTGGTGCGGTTGCGTGACCTGGTGCTGACCACGGGGGAGACGAAGATCGAGCAGATCATGATCAGCACGCCGGTGTTTGTGCATGATTCAGATGATCTTCCGAGCCTTGAGCAGTTTTTCGACGGCAACTACTTTCAGGCGGCACCGGTGGTGGATGGGAACAACAAGCTGGTGGGTGTTGTGCGCAGGGCTGCGGTGGAGGAGGCGGTGGGTGAGGCATCGAGTCAGGCGTTGCTGCGTTTCGGCGGGATCATCGCGGGTGAGGAATCGCGCTCGATGCCGACCTGGTCGCGGGCGGCGCGGCGGCTGGCGTTTCTCACCCCCAACATCTTCCTGAACCTTATTGCCGCCTCGGTGGTCGCGTTTTACGAGCCGACGATTGCGAAAGTGACGGCGTTGGCGATCTTCCTGCCCATCCTCTCGGATATGTCGGGCTGTTCGGGCAATCAGGCGGTAGCGATCTCGATGCGTGAGCTGGCGCTGGGGCTGGTGAAGACCAATGAGGTGTTGCGCACGCTCTGGAAGGAAGTGATCGTGGGTGCGATCAACGGCATCCTGCTCGGTGTTTTTCTTGGGTGTATTGCCTACGCGATGCGGGGCGATCAGTTTGTGTGGATCGGAGTGGTGGTGGGTGCGGCGCTGGCGATGAATACGGTGATCGCGGTGGCGATCGGGGGGTCGGTCCCGCTGATCCTCAAGGGGTTCAAGATCGACCCGGCGATGGCGTCGGGGCCTATTCTGACGACGATTACGGACCTGTGCGGGTTCTTCTTTGCTCTGTTCCTGGCTACGTGGTTCCTGGGATAA
- a CDS encoding YwqG family protein, whose protein sequence is MTRDEACALLRELPEAMAMALEGTLEEAVAVESRLESLDRLAIGASRFSGTPDVPEGFEWPETEDGRALVFLAQINLEEVAQTGVRGGLPGRGWLYFFKDVYGEDLEFNLGLSGPDGPDTYAVRYHDVRVDELKRIEDQAQHPDDEPSPCRALGFRKIWTLYFPGSDGQLVDFGQADQQDVEQIQAINEILQSLLERLTGYPRDQKNSRHWLLGRALGLQPLSDVLLEAANLGEGDRLQEELVGLTQEEMVSVFQRYADRWRLLFQIDTEYSTPNWTWGDCGRLFFAISVEDLENGIFDRCVCVEQST, encoded by the coding sequence ATGACCCGGGATGAAGCGTGTGCGTTGCTTCGGGAGCTTCCTGAAGCCATGGCCATGGCGTTGGAAGGAACACTAGAGGAAGCTGTGGCTGTTGAGTCGCGGTTGGAGTCGCTGGATCGCTTGGCGATCGGAGCGAGTCGTTTCAGCGGGACTCCCGATGTGCCGGAGGGATTCGAGTGGCCGGAGACGGAAGACGGTCGAGCCTTGGTTTTTCTGGCGCAGATCAATCTTGAGGAGGTGGCGCAGACCGGGGTTCGAGGGGGGCTACCGGGTCGGGGTTGGTTGTATTTCTTCAAGGATGTGTACGGGGAGGATCTAGAGTTCAATCTTGGTCTTTCGGGTCCGGACGGGCCCGACACCTATGCTGTTCGGTATCACGATGTACGAGTGGATGAGCTTAAACGTATTGAGGATCAGGCCCAGCACCCTGATGATGAGCCCAGCCCGTGTCGTGCACTTGGATTTAGGAAGATCTGGACTTTGTATTTTCCTGGTTCGGATGGTCAGTTGGTGGATTTTGGCCAGGCTGATCAGCAAGACGTAGAGCAGATACAAGCCATCAATGAGATCCTTCAGAGTCTCCTGGAGAGGCTGACGGGCTACCCACGGGATCAGAAAAACTCGCGTCATTGGCTTCTAGGGCGCGCTTTGGGTTTGCAGCCCTTGAGTGATGTCCTCCTCGAAGCTGCCAATCTTGGTGAGGGTGATAGGCTGCAGGAGGAGCTGGTCGGCTTGACACAGGAGGAGATGGTCAGCGTTTTTCAGCGTTACGCGGACCGTTGGCGGTTGTTGTTTCAGATTGACACGGAATACTCGACCCCAAACTGGACCTGGGGAGACTGTGGGCGGTTGTTTTTTGCGATTTCCGTAGAGGATCTTGAGAACGGAATCTTTGATCGTTGCGTGTGCGTGGAGCAGAGTACCTGA
- a CDS encoding DNA-directed RNA polymerase subunit alpha, whose protein sequence is MRIRWRGLELPHRVVADHDVNTERYGRFSIEPFERGFGTTIGNSLRRILLSSLEGAAVTAVKIKGAPHEFTSLEGVQEDVTDVILNIKDIVVSLEGEEARAMRLQAEGPGEVTCELIDADLNVTIHNKDLVLATLTKQIDFDMEMRVEKGRGYVPASEQYTDTDEQEVGVIPVDAVFSPVTRVRYKVEDTRVGQKTNYDKLTLEIWTNGTVTPEMALVEAAKILRKHLNPFVQYFEIGDTVASESAAAAARIDEELVRKLQMPVTELDLSVRASNCLESAKVDIVADLVAHTESDLLKVRSFGRTSLREVKRKLSDLGLELGMDIPSEVRQQVVGGIPAATAS, encoded by the coding sequence ATGCGCATCCGCTGGCGTGGTCTCGAACTGCCTCACCGTGTGGTCGCCGACCACGATGTCAACACCGAGCGTTACGGCCGGTTCTCGATCGAACCGTTCGAGCGTGGTTTTGGAACCACCATCGGCAACAGCCTCCGCAGAATTCTGCTCTCGTCACTCGAGGGCGCTGCGGTGACCGCCGTGAAGATCAAGGGTGCCCCCCACGAGTTCACCTCACTCGAGGGTGTGCAGGAAGATGTCACCGACGTCATCCTCAACATCAAGGACATTGTGGTGTCCCTCGAAGGCGAAGAGGCCCGGGCCATGCGTCTGCAGGCCGAAGGCCCCGGCGAGGTGACCTGCGAGCTGATCGACGCCGACCTCAATGTCACCATCCACAATAAGGACCTGGTGCTGGCGACGCTGACCAAGCAGATCGACTTCGACATGGAGATGCGGGTCGAGAAGGGCCGTGGCTACGTTCCCGCGTCCGAGCAGTACACCGATACCGACGAGCAGGAAGTCGGCGTGATTCCTGTGGATGCCGTGTTCTCGCCGGTGACTCGCGTCCGCTACAAGGTCGAAGACACCCGCGTGGGTCAGAAGACTAACTACGACAAGCTCACGCTGGAGATCTGGACCAACGGCACCGTCACGCCTGAGATGGCGCTGGTCGAGGCCGCCAAGATTCTCCGCAAGCACCTCAACCCTTTCGTTCAGTATTTCGAGATTGGCGACACCGTGGCCAGCGAGTCGGCCGCCGCCGCTGCCCGGATCGACGAGGAACTGGTCCGCAAGCTCCAGATGCCCGTCACCGAGTTGGACCTCTCGGTCCGCGCCAGCAACTGCCTCGAATCGGCCAAGGTCGATATCGTCGCCGACCTGGTTGCGCACACCGAGTCGGACCTGCTCAAGGTCCGGTCGTTTGGGCGTACCTCGCTGCGTGAGGTCAAGCGCAAGCTCTCCGACCTCGGCCTCGAACTCGGGATGGATATCCCGTCTGAGGTCCGCCAGCAGGTCGTTGGTGGTATTCCTGCTGCGACAGCATCCTGA
- the rplQ gene encoding 50S ribosomal protein L17 has product MRHGMAGKKLGRNTAHRKAMWRNMAVSLLTHGQITTTLPKAKSVKPLVEKIISAAKKGDLASRRRVIAMLGRDRIMVRSEEDEGLVRNKYGELVGGPKVVKTIFDEIAPRYADRAGGYTRIVRLDKHRIGDGTQLCVLQLVGDEDGPQVTGRYSRRRDQANKRMEVAAALRKGKKADEPKAEAAPAEQAEPEAPAEDKE; this is encoded by the coding sequence ATGAGACACGGTATGGCAGGCAAGAAGCTCGGCCGCAACACCGCCCACCGCAAAGCGATGTGGCGCAACATGGCCGTCTCGCTGCTCACCCACGGGCAGATCACCACGACACTCCCCAAGGCCAAGAGCGTGAAACCGCTGGTCGAGAAGATCATCTCCGCGGCGAAGAAGGGCGACCTGGCCTCGCGCCGTCGGGTCATCGCCATGCTCGGCCGCGACCGCATCATGGTCCGCTCGGAAGAGGACGAGGGTCTGGTCCGCAACAAGTACGGCGAGCTGGTGGGCGGGCCCAAGGTCGTCAAGACGATCTTCGATGAGATCGCTCCCCGTTACGCTGACCGCGCTGGCGGGTACACCCGGATCGTTCGTCTCGACAAGCATCGCATCGGTGACGGTACGCAGCTCTGTGTGCTGCAGCTCGTGGGCGATGAGGATGGCCCGCAGGTCACCGGCCGCTACTCGCGTCGCCGCGACCAGGCCAACAAGCGGATGGAAGTCGCCGCCGCCCTGCGCAAGGGAAAGAAGGCCGATGAGCCCAAGGCAGAGGCCGCCCCCGCTGAGCAGGCCGAGCCCGAGGCCCCTGCTGAAGATAAAGAGTAA